Proteins found in one Drosophila innubila isolate TH190305 chromosome X, UK_Dinn_1.0, whole genome shotgun sequence genomic segment:
- the LOC117793299 gene encoding E3 ubiquitin-protein ligase RNF185, whose product MEAATATLVGEPQMPTAPELPTTSPNGSNTSSAGTSDRVDTDNIGWTRDKTTTENTSELRATSYSFTGSALSSGNVADLNETGASGATPSSTPNEPSNDKDKEQNDESLYECNICLDTAKDAVVSMCGHLFCWPCLHQWLLTRPNRKLCPVCKAAVDKDKVIPLYGRNSTRQEDPRNKVPPRPAGQRTEPEPAPGFLGFGFGDGFHLSFGIGAFPFGFFTSTLNLGEPRPAPANRGTTQYEDEQTLSRLFIYLAFLCIGWLLFA is encoded by the exons ATggaagcagcgacagcgactctGGTTGGCGAACCACAGATGCCAACGGCGCCAGAGCTGCCCACGACATCACCCAATGGTAGCAACACTTCCTCCGCCGGTACGTCGGATCGCGTGGACACCGACAATATTGGCTGGACTCGGgataaaacaacaactgaaaacaCATCGGAGTTGCGGGCAACGTCATATTCCTTCACAGGCAGCGCTCTATCCAGCGGTAACGTTGCAGACCTCAATGAAACGGGCGCTTCTGGTGCGACGCCGTCGTCAACTCCAAATGAACCGAGCAACGACAAAGACAAGGAGCAAAATGATGAATCGCTGTACGAGTGCAATATCTGTTTGGACACAGCCAAGGATGCTGTGGTTAGTATGTGTGGCCATTTGTTCTGTTGGCCCTGCTTGCACCAGTGGTTGTTGACGCGACCAAATCGCAAACTCTGTCCCGTTTGCAAGGCAGCCGTTGACAAAGACAAAGTAATACCGCTCTACGGTCGCAATAGTACGCGCCAGGAGGATCCCCG taatAAGGTGCCGCCACGTCCCGCCGGACAGCGTACAGAGCCAGAGCCAGCACCGGGCTTCTTAGGGTTTGGCTTTGGAGATGGATTTCACTTGTCATTTGGTATTGGTGCTTTTCCTTTTGGATTTTTTACATCTACGCTCAATTTGGGCGAACCACGTCCGGCAC CTGCTAATCGTGGTACCACACAGTACGAGGATGAGCAGACACTGTCCAGACTATTTATATATCTCGCCTTTCTCTGCATCGGGTGGCTGCTATTTGCCTAG
- the LOC117788198 gene encoding microsomal glutathione S-transferase 1 isoform X1, whose translation MSLHLELISLDNRVFRCYMGWTALLVLKMFAMSLLTGLWRFISLTFANPEDLMSPKLKVKFDDPNVERVRRAHRNDLENILPFFIIGLLYTLTNPSAFLAINLFRAVGIARVAHTLVYAVVVVPQPARALAFFVALLATVYMALQVVLAAAF comes from the exons ATGTCACTGCATCTAGAACTAATCTCTTTGGACAACAGGGTGTTTCGCTGCTATATGGGGTGGACTGCACTGCTGGTGCTCAAAATGTTTGCAATGAGCCTATTGACTGGTCTATGGCGATTTATTAGTTTG ACATTTGCCAATCCGGAGGATTTGATGTCGCCAAAACTGAAGGTTAAATTTGATGACCCCAACGTGGAGCGTGTGCGTCGTGCTCATCGCAATGATCTCGAGAACATTCTGCCCTTCTTCATTATCGGCTTGCTGTACACTCTGACGAATCCCAGTGCATTCCTGGCCATTAACTTATTCCGTGCCGTTGGCATCGCCCGTGTCGCTCACACCTTGGTGTATGCCGTTGTAGTGGTGCCTCAACCAGCTCGGGCGCTTGCCTTTTTTGTGGCACTGTTGGCCACAGTTTACATGGCATTGCAAGTGGTCCTGGCCGCTGCCTTCTAA
- the LOC117788198 gene encoding microsomal glutathione S-transferase 1 isoform X2, giving the protein MSLELLSLNNPVFKSYTFWSGVLVLKMLAMAMLTAMQRFKTKTFANPEDLMSPKLKVKFDDPNVERVRRAHRNDLENILPFFIIGLLYTLTNPSAFLAINLFRAVGIARVAHTLVYAVVVVPQPARALAFFVALLATVYMALQVVLAAAF; this is encoded by the exons ATGAGTTTGGAACTACTAAGTCTTAATAACCCGGTATTCAAGAGCTATACGTTCTGGTCCGGTGTTTTGGTGCTTAAAATGTTGGCAATGGCCATGCTCACGGCTATGCAGCGCTTCAAGACAAAG ACATTTGCCAATCCGGAGGATTTGATGTCGCCAAAACTGAAGGTTAAATTTGATGACCCCAACGTGGAGCGTGTGCGTCGTGCTCATCGCAATGATCTCGAGAACATTCTGCCCTTCTTCATTATCGGCTTGCTGTACACTCTGACGAATCCCAGTGCATTCCTGGCCATTAACTTATTCCGTGCCGTTGGCATCGCCCGTGTCGCTCACACCTTGGTGTATGCCGTTGTAGTGGTGCCTCAACCAGCTCGGGCGCTTGCCTTTTTTGTGGCACTGTTGGCCACAGTTTACATGGCATTGCAAGTGGTCCTGGCCGCTGCCTTCTAA
- the LOC117788204 gene encoding uncharacterized protein LOC117788204 isoform X1, whose amino-acid sequence MSHGERKGRLNVVKFLELAFSIACLVLHFYSFNDRDIMTSFMATGTFTGYIIVVIGVFAGVLMRAPIHKRIDIFFSVLGCALFVASGIFIIEAWEFSFRTRTRDLALIKASLSIVNGVLFGFDAIFTFKDK is encoded by the exons ATGTCCCACGGTGAACGCAAAGGCCGCCTGAATGTGGtcaaatttttagaattg GCATTTTCCATTGCCTGTCTTGTGTTGCATTTCTACAGTTTCAACGATCGCGACATTATGACATCGTTTATGGCTACAGGCACATTCACTGGTTACATTATTGTGGTTATTGGTGTTTTTGCAG GCGTTCTAATGCGAGCACCCATTCATAAGCGGAtcgatatttttttcagtgttctGGGCTGTGCCCTATTTGTGGCCAGTGGCATCTTTATTATAGAAGCATGGGAGTTCTCGTTTCGGACGCGTACCCGTGATCTGGCACTCATCAAGGCCTCGTTGTCAATTGTGAATGGCGTTTTGTTTGGCTTCGATGCCATATTCACATTTAAGGATAAGTGA
- the LOC117788204 gene encoding uncharacterized protein LOC117788204 isoform X2 produces the protein MSHGERKGRLNVVKFLELAFSIACLVLHFYSFNDRDIMTSFMATGTFTGYIIVVIGVFAVFWAVPYLWPVASLL, from the exons ATGTCCCACGGTGAACGCAAAGGCCGCCTGAATGTGGtcaaatttttagaattg GCATTTTCCATTGCCTGTCTTGTGTTGCATTTCTACAGTTTCAACGATCGCGACATTATGACATCGTTTATGGCTACAGGCACATTCACTGGTTACATTATTGTGGTTATTGGTGTTTTTGCAG tgttctGGGCTGTGCCCTATTTGTGGCCAGTGGCATCTTTATTATAG
- the LOC117788221 gene encoding probable nuclear transport factor 2 yields the protein MALNPQYEDIGKGFVQQYYGIFDDPENRANVVNFYSATESFMTFEGHQIQGAPKILEKVQSLSFQKITRVITTVDSQPTFDGGVLINVLGRLQCDDDPPHAFSQVFVLKANAGTYFVAHDIFRLNIHNSA from the exons atgGCACTAAACCCACAATACGAGGACATTGGAAAGGGATTTGTTCAGCAATATTATGGAATTTTTGACGATCCGGAGAACCGCGCTAACGTGGTTAACTTCTACAGT gCAACAGAGTCTTTTATGACTTTCGAGGGACATCAAATACAGGGAGCGCCAAAGATTCTTGAAAAAGTTCAG AGTCTTAGTTTTCAAAAGATCACGCGTGTTATCACCACTGTCGACTCGCAACCCACATTCGATGGTGGCGTGCTGATCAATGTGCTTGGACGTCTACAG tGCGATGATGATCCTCCACACGCTTTCTCCCAGGTATTTGTGCTGAAAGCCAATGCCGGTACCTACTTCGTAGCTCATGATATCTTTCGACTTAACATACACAACTCTGCTTAA
- the LOC117793778 gene encoding zinc finger protein 429 isoform X1, with the protein MLTFANISQLCRICLRHLRQINEQQQNFTTNSQQLLRNKASYNSKTLPDLAKMLSRFFAIDVFQQPDTFPQNVCALCYNAVEYFQQLCIVAEQSNEMLMRLTISLDVDEPEHPITAAVAGLDADADVDADTHLLPLVKEEPVEDEIQQQQQEYDSELDKDADADADDNTEDQEETSMNCEAADTSSVNKRKLLACQQCGKQVYKLPYLEAHIRSVHEGHPKPFLCRNCDKAFTRYEQLRSHMRNVHPTLAAATAMTNEELDLKCEQCDRKYSTKNALGEHLKRHAQQKPHICEHCGVAKVTRTELLTHLRIHNPDWEKFKCKQCPQLFRHKSAISRHVRVVHEGQRRFQCGHCHKRFGTHASQLRHERLHIETAF; encoded by the exons atgttaacttttgcaaatatttcgcAATTATGTCGCATATGCCTGCGTCATTTGCGGCAGATTAACGAACAGCAGCAGAATTTTACAACTAACAGTCAACAGTTGCTACGGAACAAAGCCAGTTACAACTCAAAGACGTTACCCGATTTGGCCAAGATGTTGAGTCGGTTTTTTGCCATTGACGTGTTTCAGCAACCCGACACTTTTCCGCAGAATGTTTGCGCATTGTGCTACAATGCCGTCgaatattttcaacaattgtGCATCGTAGCCGAGCAAAGCAACGAGATGTTGATGCGCCTGACAATCTCCCTAGACGTTGACGAACCGGAACATCCAATAACAGCCGCAGTTGCAGGCCtggatgctgatgctgatgttgatgctgacACACATTTG TTGCCGCTCGTGAAAGAGGAGCCCGTGGAAGACGAaattcagcagcagcaacaagagtaCGACTCAGAGCTCGATaaagatgcagatgcagatgcggACGATAACACTGAGGATCAGGAGGAAACGAGCATGAACTGTGAAGCAGCAGATACTTCGAGTGTCAACAAACGCAAACTGCTTGCTTGCCAGCAGTGTGGCAAGCAGGTGTATAAGCTACCCTATCTCGAGGCACATATACGCAGCGTGCACGAGGGCCATCCGAAGCCGTTTCTCTGCCGGAACTGCGACAAAGCGTTTACTCGATACGAGCAACTGCGATCGCATATGCGCAACGTGCATCCGACTCTAGCCGCTGCAACAGCAATGACCAACGAGGAACTGGACCTCAAATGTGAACAGTGCGATCGCAAGTATAGTACCAAAAATGCCCTGGGCGAGCATCTGAAGCGACATGCGCAGCAGAAACCGCACATATGTGAGCACTGCGGTGTAGCGAAGGTAACACGAACCGAACTGCTCACACACCTTCGCATCCACAATCCCGACTGGGAGAAGTTCAAGTGCAAGCAATGTCCTCAGCTGTTTCGTCACAAGAGCGCCATCAGTCGGCACGTGCGAGTTGTCCACGAGGGACAGAGGCGATTTCAATGCGGACACTGCCACAAGCGATTTGGAACTCACGCCTCTCAGCTGCGACACGAGCGATTGCACATTGAAACCGCATTTTAA
- the LOC117793778 gene encoding zinc finger protein 54 isoform X2 codes for MNCEAADTSSVNKRKLLACQQCGKQVYKLPYLEAHIRSVHEGHPKPFLCRNCDKAFTRYEQLRSHMRNVHPTLAAATAMTNEELDLKCEQCDRKYSTKNALGEHLKRHAQQKPHICEHCGVAKVTRTELLTHLRIHNPDWEKFKCKQCPQLFRHKSAISRHVRVVHEGQRRFQCGHCHKRFGTHASQLRHERLHIETAF; via the coding sequence ATGAACTGTGAAGCAGCAGATACTTCGAGTGTCAACAAACGCAAACTGCTTGCTTGCCAGCAGTGTGGCAAGCAGGTGTATAAGCTACCCTATCTCGAGGCACATATACGCAGCGTGCACGAGGGCCATCCGAAGCCGTTTCTCTGCCGGAACTGCGACAAAGCGTTTACTCGATACGAGCAACTGCGATCGCATATGCGCAACGTGCATCCGACTCTAGCCGCTGCAACAGCAATGACCAACGAGGAACTGGACCTCAAATGTGAACAGTGCGATCGCAAGTATAGTACCAAAAATGCCCTGGGCGAGCATCTGAAGCGACATGCGCAGCAGAAACCGCACATATGTGAGCACTGCGGTGTAGCGAAGGTAACACGAACCGAACTGCTCACACACCTTCGCATCCACAATCCCGACTGGGAGAAGTTCAAGTGCAAGCAATGTCCTCAGCTGTTTCGTCACAAGAGCGCCATCAGTCGGCACGTGCGAGTTGTCCACGAGGGACAGAGGCGATTTCAATGCGGACACTGCCACAAGCGATTTGGAACTCACGCCTCTCAGCTGCGACACGAGCGATTGCACATTGAAACCGCATTTTAA
- the LOC117782873 gene encoding NAD(P)H-hydrate epimerase isoform X2, which produces MTNNSMIKYLNQIEAINVDQELFNEYKFSVDQLMELAGLSCAHAVTKCFPADRFSRVLVCCGPGNNGGDGLVCARHLALLGYKPTIYYPKPTPKPLYENLTHQCKQMEIRDIVDCPTVETAVNSYDIIVDALFGFSFKPPVRADFVSVVELLQQTKLPIASVDIPSGWDVEKGKLQDCDLQPTLLISLTAPKLCAKHFNGKYHYLGGRFVPPALERKYELNLPAYPGNELCVEL; this is translated from the exons ATGAC AAACAACAGcatgataaaatatttaaatcaaatcgaGGCGATCAATGTGGACCAGGAACTCTTCaatgaatacaaatttagTGTGGATCAGCTTATGGAGCTAGCCGGACTCAGTTGCGCTCACGCCGTAACGAAATGCTTTCCTGCTGATCGCTTTTCCCGTGTCCTCGTTTGTTGCGGTCCCGGTAACAATGGCGGCGACGGACTGGTCTGTGCCCGCCACTTGGCTCTTTTGGGATACAAGCCGACCATTTATTATCCAAAGCCAACTCCAAAACCACTCTATGAGAATCTAACACATCAGTGTAAACAAATGGAGATTAGGGACATTGTCGATTGCCCCACCGTGGAGACGGCTGTCAATAGTTACGATATAATTGTAGATGCTCTGTTCGGCTTTAGTTTTAAGCCACCTGTACGGGCCGACTTTGTGTCCGTCGTGGAGCTGTTGCAGCAGACAAAACTCCCTATTGCCAG tgtAGATATACCAAGCGGTTGGGATGTGGAGAAGGGCAAACTCCAAGATTGTGACCTGCAGCCCACTCTGCTCATCTCACTCACTGCACCAAAGCTATGCGCCAAACACTTTAATGGTAAATATCACTATCTAGGTGGACGCTTTGTGCCGCCAGCACTTGAACGCAAATACGAGCTAAATCTACCCGCCTATCCTGGCAATGAACTGTGCGTcgaattgtaa
- the LOC117782873 gene encoding NAD(P)H-hydrate epimerase isoform X4 produces MRIFTRQLVKLNSLATCWLQNRAQCNFANIVMRQEQQLQQHQNKQGKAFCHCRNNSMIKYLNQIEAINVDQELFNEYKFSVDQLMELAGLSCAHAVTKCFPADRFSRVLVCCGPGNNGGDGLVCARHLALLGYKPTIYYPKPTPKPLYENLTHQCKQMEIRDIVDCPTVETAVNSYDIIVDALFGFSFKPPVRADFVSVVELLQQTKLPIARYTKRLGCGEGQTPRL; encoded by the exons ATGCGAATTTTCACAAGGCAACTTGTCAAGCTCAACAGTTTGGCAACTTGCTGGCTACAAAATCGTGCACAGTGCAATTTTGCAAACATCGTTATGcggcaagaacaacaattacaacaacatcaaaataaacaagggAAAGCGTTTTGTCATTGCAGAAACAACAGcatgataaaatatttaaatcaaatcgaGGCGATCAATGTGGACCAGGAACTCTTCaatgaatacaaatttagTGTGGATCAGCTTATGGAGCTAGCCGGACTCAGTTGCGCTCACGCCGTAACGAAATGCTTTCCTGCTGATCGCTTTTCCCGTGTCCTCGTTTGTTGCGGTCCCGGTAACAATGGCGGCGACGGACTGGTCTGTGCCCGCCACTTGGCTCTTTTGGGATACAAGCCGACCATTTATTATCCAAAGCCAACTCCAAAACCACTCTATGAGAATCTAACACATCAGTGTAAACAAATGGAGATTAGGGACATTGTCGATTGCCCCACCGTGGAGACGGCTGTCAATAGTTACGATATAATTGTAGATGCTCTGTTCGGCTTTAGTTTTAAGCCACCTGTACGGGCCGACTTTGTGTCCGTCGTGGAGCTGTTGCAGCAGACAAAACTCCCTATTGCCAG ATATACCAAGCGGTTGGGATGTGGAGAAGGGCAAACTCCAAGATTGTGA
- the LOC117782873 gene encoding NAD(P)H-hydrate epimerase isoform X1 produces the protein MRIFTRQLVKLNSLATCWLQNRAQCNFANIVMRQEQQLQQHQNKQGKAFCHCRNNSMIKYLNQIEAINVDQELFNEYKFSVDQLMELAGLSCAHAVTKCFPADRFSRVLVCCGPGNNGGDGLVCARHLALLGYKPTIYYPKPTPKPLYENLTHQCKQMEIRDIVDCPTVETAVNSYDIIVDALFGFSFKPPVRADFVSVVELLQQTKLPIASVDIPSGWDVEKGKLQDCDLQPTLLISLTAPKLCAKHFNGKYHYLGGRFVPPALERKYELNLPAYPGNELCVEL, from the exons ATGCGAATTTTCACAAGGCAACTTGTCAAGCTCAACAGTTTGGCAACTTGCTGGCTACAAAATCGTGCACAGTGCAATTTTGCAAACATCGTTATGcggcaagaacaacaattacaacaacatcaaaataaacaagggAAAGCGTTTTGTCATTGCAGAAACAACAGcatgataaaatatttaaatcaaatcgaGGCGATCAATGTGGACCAGGAACTCTTCaatgaatacaaatttagTGTGGATCAGCTTATGGAGCTAGCCGGACTCAGTTGCGCTCACGCCGTAACGAAATGCTTTCCTGCTGATCGCTTTTCCCGTGTCCTCGTTTGTTGCGGTCCCGGTAACAATGGCGGCGACGGACTGGTCTGTGCCCGCCACTTGGCTCTTTTGGGATACAAGCCGACCATTTATTATCCAAAGCCAACTCCAAAACCACTCTATGAGAATCTAACACATCAGTGTAAACAAATGGAGATTAGGGACATTGTCGATTGCCCCACCGTGGAGACGGCTGTCAATAGTTACGATATAATTGTAGATGCTCTGTTCGGCTTTAGTTTTAAGCCACCTGTACGGGCCGACTTTGTGTCCGTCGTGGAGCTGTTGCAGCAGACAAAACTCCCTATTGCCAG tgtAGATATACCAAGCGGTTGGGATGTGGAGAAGGGCAAACTCCAAGATTGTGACCTGCAGCCCACTCTGCTCATCTCACTCACTGCACCAAAGCTATGCGCCAAACACTTTAATGGTAAATATCACTATCTAGGTGGACGCTTTGTGCCGCCAGCACTTGAACGCAAATACGAGCTAAATCTACCCGCCTATCCTGGCAATGAACTGTGCGTcgaattgtaa
- the LOC117782873 gene encoding NAD(P)H-hydrate epimerase isoform X3, with amino-acid sequence MIKYLNQIEAINVDQELFNEYKFSVDQLMELAGLSCAHAVTKCFPADRFSRVLVCCGPGNNGGDGLVCARHLALLGYKPTIYYPKPTPKPLYENLTHQCKQMEIRDIVDCPTVETAVNSYDIIVDALFGFSFKPPVRADFVSVVELLQQTKLPIASVDIPSGWDVEKGKLQDCDLQPTLLISLTAPKLCAKHFNGKYHYLGGRFVPPALERKYELNLPAYPGNELCVEL; translated from the exons atgataaaatatttaaatcaaatcgaGGCGATCAATGTGGACCAGGAACTCTTCaatgaatacaaatttagTGTGGATCAGCTTATGGAGCTAGCCGGACTCAGTTGCGCTCACGCCGTAACGAAATGCTTTCCTGCTGATCGCTTTTCCCGTGTCCTCGTTTGTTGCGGTCCCGGTAACAATGGCGGCGACGGACTGGTCTGTGCCCGCCACTTGGCTCTTTTGGGATACAAGCCGACCATTTATTATCCAAAGCCAACTCCAAAACCACTCTATGAGAATCTAACACATCAGTGTAAACAAATGGAGATTAGGGACATTGTCGATTGCCCCACCGTGGAGACGGCTGTCAATAGTTACGATATAATTGTAGATGCTCTGTTCGGCTTTAGTTTTAAGCCACCTGTACGGGCCGACTTTGTGTCCGTCGTGGAGCTGTTGCAGCAGACAAAACTCCCTATTGCCAG tgtAGATATACCAAGCGGTTGGGATGTGGAGAAGGGCAAACTCCAAGATTGTGACCTGCAGCCCACTCTGCTCATCTCACTCACTGCACCAAAGCTATGCGCCAAACACTTTAATGGTAAATATCACTATCTAGGTGGACGCTTTGTGCCGCCAGCACTTGAACGCAAATACGAGCTAAATCTACCCGCCTATCCTGGCAATGAACTGTGCGTcgaattgtaa
- the LOC117782868 gene encoding RNA-binding protein NOB1, whose product MSTNNAKIKYIIADTTAFINAVPLNEYAENVLTVPEVVAEVRNKRQIRRLCVLPFDLQVREPRPESVKYCVEFAKKTGDYASLSGIDLKVIALTYELEADMLGTEHLRSEPVVSQVIASKEKPEEMQDVNNKRLVGWYMPEGNEDEEEDDSDSEEECDNGEDEADIESKLDKGSDNVDHIKAAIEAQLRGEHVQKPTDADAEKDASVDYDDDEDDLTQEELDKLFEKLKCSPSVDEEQATADILVALPTTKAESDDEHESQHQNNVNVNDDDEVGDDGWITHSNIKKAKKALEGKVETDLIPPVACMTTDYALQNVLKQLNLQLAALNGRIIKQLRTYILRCYACFRTTSIMTKVFCPNCGNKTLKRVAVSLDENGKQVIHINTRRPLTSKYKNQSLPRFHGGKHSRNPILFEDQPMPRQMPSRVAKTKTNALNDDYIAGFSPFVMRDVDSKSAMLRSKGNLKEWARNNNFEEDRRRKNYNRLYK is encoded by the exons ATGAGTACCAATaatgcaaaaatcaaatatataattgcaGATACAACTGCTTTCATCAATGCTGTACCACTGAAC GAATATGCTGAAAATGTGCTCACCGTGCCAGAGGTGGTGGCTGAGGTGCGCAACAAGAGGCAAATCCGCCGTCTCTGTGTGCTGCCATTTGATCTGCAGGTGCGCGAACCGCGTCCAGAAAGTGTAAAGTATTGCGTGGAGTTTGCCAAGAAGACGGGCGACTATGCGAGCTTATCTGGCATCGATTTGAAAGTAATTGCTCTCACATATGAACTGGAGGCGGATATGTTAGGTACGGAGCATCTGCGGAGCGAACCAGTCGTATCACAAGTGATAGCCTCGAAGGAGAAACCTGAGGAAATGCAGGATGTCAACAATAAGCGATTGGTTGGCTGGTACATGCCCGAAGGCAACGAAGACGAAGAGGAAGATGACAGTGACAGTGAGGAAGAATGCGATAACGGAGAAGATGAAGCTGATATTGAATCAAAGTTAGATAAAGGCAGTGACAATGTGGATCATATAAAGGCAGCCATAGAAGCGCAGCTGAGAGGAGAGCACGTACAGAAACCAACAGATGCAGATGCTGAAAAGGATGCTTCTGTCGACTATGATGATGACGAAGATGATTTGACTCAGGAGGAACTAGATAAGTTATTTGAGAAACTTAAATGTTCTCCATCTGTAGATGAGGAGCAAGCTACAGCGGATATATTGGTTGCACTGCCTACAACGAAAGCCGAATCCGATGATGAGCATGAATCACAACATCAAAAcaatgtcaatgtcaatgACGATGACGAGGTTGGTGACGATGGCTGGATAACACACTCAAACATCAAAAAGGCCAAAAAGGCGCTGGAGGGCAAAGTGGAGACAGACCTGATTCCGCCAGTGGCATGTATGACAACAGATTATGCGCTGCAGAATGTGCTCAAGCAGCTGAATCTTCAACTAGCCGCACTCAATGGACGCATTATTAAACAGTTGCGCACCTACATATTGCGTTGTTATGCTTGCTTTAGGACGACAAGCATTATGACCAAGGTCTTCTGTCCCAATTGCGGCAATAAAACGCTTAAGCGTGTGGCGGTCAGCCTGGATGAGAACGGCAAACAAGTGATACATATAAACACACGACGCCCCCTGACGTCCAAGTATAAGAACCAAAGCCTGCCACGCTTCCATGGCGGCAAGCATTCGCGCAATCCCATACTGTTTGAGGATCAGCCAATGCCTCGACAGATGCCCTCACGCGTTgccaaaacaaagacaaatgCCCTTAATGATGATTACATTGCCGGCTTCTCGCCTTTTGTGATGCGTGATGTGGACTCGAAATCGGCAATGCTCCGTTCCAAGGGCAACTTGAAGGAGTGGgcacgcaacaacaactttgagGAGGATCGCAGACGCAAAAATTACAATCGCttgtataaataa